The following is a genomic window from Sphingobacterium spiritivorum.
TTTAATTGTAGCGGATCTTTCATACCCGAAACTAAGATATTTTTCCGAAATACAAAGAATACTTTTATAGCACATACTTTGTGACTCAGGAATTACTTTTTTTTCAATAAAATTGAATATTTTCACTTTGACAATCCAAATATAATGAAAAGAATACTTTCCATAGATGGCGGTGGAATCCGTGGTATTATACCCGGTCTTCTGCTGGTCAATCTTGAAGATAAACTTAAAATAGCCACCAATGATCCGAATATCCATATCTCGGATTTTTTTGATTTTTTTGCCGGGACCAGTACAGGAGGTATTCTCACAGCATTGTTATTATGTCCCAGTGAAGACAATCCCAATCGTCCCCGTTTCACCACCCGTGAGGCGCTCAACATTTATCTGGATCATGGACCACAGATTTTCTCCACCACACGCTGGAGAAGATTTTTAAGTAAATTCGGTGTCCTGAGTGAACTCTATGATGCAAAGATATTCGAAAGTGTACTCATGGATTATTTCGGAGATACCAAACTGAGCCAGCTCATCAAACCCTGTATTATCACAGCTTATAATATTGAGTTGCGGAAAAATCATTTCTTCAGACAACAAAAAGCAATCAGCCACGGTGAGTCACGTGATTTTTATCTTCGGGATGTATGCCGGGCTACTGCCGCAGCACCCACCTACTTTTCGGTTGCTGAAATATTTTCGTTAGCTAATATTCGTTATCCGCTTCTGGATGGTGGAGTATTTGCTCAAAACCCTTCAATTTCAGCCTTACTTGAAGTATTAAAAAACTTCAATACGTTCAAGATAACAGACATATCTATTCTGTCATTGGGTACAGGAGCAGCCCGGAATGCTTACAATTATGAAGATTTCAAGAAAAAATGGGCTATTTCCATCGGACCTGCTCTTGTCGATATCATGACAAGCAGCTCATCAGAGAGCACAGATTATTTCCTTCGACAGCTTTTCAGGTCTGTAAAGCGTACCCAAAACTACATTAGGATAGAACCAAATAACTTATTGTCGGTAGAATCTTCACTGGACGCAGCAACCAAAAGTAATATTCAGAAATTAGAGTCACTTGCTGACCGTATGATAAGTGAGAATGAAGCTCTCATAGACAACATCGTAGTTGATCTTATTGCCGACCGAAAATCCAGAAATCGCAAATCTGCCTGGAACTTTTTGAAGAATAAGGACTAAAACACTACTTTTACGCTATCAAATAAACAATATGGCCTTAAACTACGTATGGATAGCCTTCTTTATCATTGCATTTATTGTTGCGCTATGCAGATTACTCTTCCTCGGTGATACCGAAATATTCTCTCAGGTTATCAATGGCATGTTTGACAGTGCCAAGACAGGAGCCGAAATTTCACTCGGACTTGTAGGTATGATGACGTTCTGGCTGGGGATTATGAAAGTAGGCGAAAAGGCCGGTATGATAAGCTTATTTGCAAAAGGCGTAAATCCCTTCTTTAGCAAACTATTTCCGGGAGTACCCAAAAATCATCCCGCAAACGGTTCTATCATTATGAATTTCTCCGCCAATATGCTGGGACTGGACAATGCGGCCACTCCTGTAGGACTGAAAGCGATGAAAGAACTGCAGGAACTTAATCCACAGAAAGACACAGCGACCAATGCACAGATTATGTTTCTGGTGCTTAATACAGCCGGAATCGCGTTGATACC
Proteins encoded in this region:
- a CDS encoding patatin-like phospholipase family protein produces the protein MKRILSIDGGGIRGIIPGLLLVNLEDKLKIATNDPNIHISDFFDFFAGTSTGGILTALLLCPSEDNPNRPRFTTREALNIYLDHGPQIFSTTRWRRFLSKFGVLSELYDAKIFESVLMDYFGDTKLSQLIKPCIITAYNIELRKNHFFRQQKAISHGESRDFYLRDVCRATAAAPTYFSVAEIFSLANIRYPLLDGGVFAQNPSISALLEVLKNFNTFKITDISILSLGTGAARNAYNYEDFKKKWAISIGPALVDIMTSSSSESTDYFLRQLFRSVKRTQNYIRIEPNNLLSVESSLDAATKSNIQKLESLADRMISENEALIDNIVVDLIADRKSRNRKSAWNFLKNKD